The Trichoderma asperellum chromosome 6, complete sequence region ACCCGCCCCGATCCTGCGCCACGTCTGCTGCGCCAGGCGTCAGCCAGCACCCGCTGATTGGCCGCCGCGCGCCATGATGTCTTGCCGCATCCACCGAGGCATGTACTTGTACCCGCCCCGTCTCAACAAAAACGCACGCCTACATGCTACATACAGCGTCCGTTACATTCGTCTCCAGCAGGGGACCCGCCTGTACCTGTACGCAGAGAGACACCTTTCAGTGCCCCCCCCTGTCCTGTCCTGTCCTGTCCTGTCCGGCCCTCTGACGATGGTGGACGATCAGCTTCAAAGTTCcttgctgggctgctgccgggacccgccatcgtcatcggcaCGCCCTGCCTCCACCCCCGGCTCTCACTATCTTTCGTGCTCATTCTCTCGCAAATTATCGTGTACTTTGTTGCTGGCGGTATCAGTAGAGTTTTGCCTGCTTGCTGGTcgaattatataaagctgcaGCGATTCCCGCTCTTCCCTCTTGCATCTTAGTCCCATCATCTCATCCTCAGCATCCGAGCAGTTTAAAACGGTCCACCGTTTGCTACCATCTTCGCCTCACTTGACTTATACccatatatattatatatatatatatatatatactctctACCACATTACCATTGCCGGCTGATCCTATTCTATCCTATCCTCCTTTAACCCACCTACTTTAACCCACCTATCTATCTATACTATTTGCCTTGTAAACCACCACCATGGCTAAGATGGGCAAAAAGGCAGTTCACTTCGGTGCTGGCAACATTGGTATGTCAAACTAAACTAAActaaacaaaacaaaacatccttccatcctcttctcaaTTCTTTTCTAACGTCCTTCTGCAGGCCGAGGCTTCGTTGCTTGCTTCCTCCACAACTCGGGCTATGAAGTCGTCTTCGCCGATGTCAACGGCGACCTCATCGACAAGATCAACGCCACCCCCTCCTACAGAGTCATCGAGGTCGGCTCAGAGGGCACCTCGGAGAGCACAATCACAAACTACCGCGCCATCAACTCCCGGACCcacgaggaggagctggtcgAGGAGATCCGCACCGCCGACGTCGTCACCTGCTCCGTCGGCCCCAACATCCTCAAGTTCATCGCCCCCGTCATCGCAAAGGGCATCGACCGCCGCGCAGACGGCCCCGACGAGCAGACTCCCCTGCATGTCATTGCCTGCGAGAACGCCATTGGAGCCACCGACACCCTCGCCAGCCACATCAAGGACGCCAGGAACACCGACCCGGCTCGCCTCGACACGCACCACCTCCGTGCCCGCTATGCCAACTCGGCCATTGATCGCATCGTCCCGGCCCAGGACCCCAACGCCGGCCTCGACGTCACGCTCGAGAAGTTCTTCGAGTGGGTTGTCGACAAGACCCCTTCGAGGACGTCGGCATCCCCTCCATCGAGGGCATCAACTGGGTCAACAACCTGGCCCCTTCATCGAGCGCAAGCTCTACACCGTCAACACCGGCcacgccaccgccgcctacCACGGCTACAACCGCAGAAAGCGCACCGTCTTCGACGCCCTGCAGGACAAGCAGATCATGGCCGAGGTGCGCGGCGCCCTGACCGAGACCAAGAACCTGCTCGTCGCCAAGCACGGCATCGACGAGGACGCCCAGGAGGCCTACATGAACAAGATCATCAAGCGCATCGGCAACCCCCACCTGGAAGATGCCGTCGAGCGCGTTGGCCGTGCTCCCCTGCGCAAGCTGTCTCGCAAGGAGCGCTTCGTCGGCCCTGCTGCCGAAGCTGCCGAGAACGACATGCCCATTCACTTCCTCCTCGATGCCATCGAGATGACCTTCCGTTTCCAGGACGTCGAGGGTGACGACGAGTCCAAGGAGCTCTCTGCCATCATGTCCGAGAACACTCCCGAGGACGTCGTCGCCAAGGTCTGCGGCATCCAGGCAACAGAGAAGATCTACCCCCGCCTGGTCGAGGTCGTCAAGCGCGTCCAGGACGACAGCCGAGAGGATTGACTCCCAAAGCATGCCGCATCATCAGCTGAGGAACTGCGGCCTAGGATATGATTTGATGGGTCGCAAGTTTcttacctttttctttttttgtgtctCTCTTCATTTCTACTACGGCATTACTTCACACAAACCTGTTGAATGAAAAAGCCTGCCAACCCCTTTTTactacattttttttttgttttctgttcgcttctttggcttgtttTATCAAATGCAATGAATGAAATGGCAAGGCGCTGGGATTATCGGGATATCATAGATATATTATCTATtctgcttttctttctgtttctctttcttcttctttctatttttcctGTATTGTGTGTGCAAAGGCACTCCCTTTCAGGGACTGGGTATTACTAGCAagtttcttattttcttcataCAGTCGATAGATTTATTGATAGCATCACGAATCATCAAGAcatcaataaaaaaaacagactTTAAAACTTTATCAAAAAAACAACCATTCTTTGCATTAAAAGGTCCCTTTGCTAAAAATAACCTTTGCATCCATCCCCAAACCGTCACACAGCTGAAAAATGAGGTCACAATGATCTCAGTACTTGCCAGACACGGAAACACACCAACCAACCACCCCCCCGTCTAAAACGGTCGGTTCGCctcctatttttttttttgtgtgtgtgtgtgtgtgtgtgtgtgtgtgtgcgtatCTCGGGAATTTTTACCCGACATCCTTTTTCTCGTAGCAAGGCCAAGGTTGGTGGTTGGTCACACAACACATCTTGCGCTAAAGCATGCCATGCCACACCCGTCATGCAATCAAAAACATCGTGTGCTTCCGGGGCgacccccccttttcctgGTTTGGTGAACCTGAGATTGCCTAATTAGGAAGGGGACGATGCGTGGGCCCTGGAGTTTTAGACTACCTAACGTACTAGTCATACtagtagtacggagtactaggATATCTAAACTACATGTATTAGTATCTGGGCCATGTATGGAGTGCTTTTTCGAACGTTTAATGTAATGTAATGTTACGATTGTTGACTCtggaggggcaaaaaaaaaaagaagaggggagTGAGACAAAAGGCTGAGAAGGCTCTTTACGCGAGGACAGCGACCTAGCGGTACCACATGCAAAGGAGATTGATGCTACGTATTAGAATTTAGAACCCGGGCTGCcccgagaaaaaaaaaaaaaaaagaaacgtaaTGATGCGAGGTGAGACAAGAGTAGGTGACTAACGGAAGCCACACGCGGAGCAGCATGCCAGTCAAAAAGGCACTTCCCCTTTTTGCCAGCAGTTAGCGGGCACCCAAATCCTCCGGAATTGATAATAGCCTTTGGTTCTTGACTGATTCCAGGCCCAATAGGATATCATCCCAGTAGACACACATATGATACAagtggaaagaaaaaaagcacacaTTGCATCTTCTTGTCTTACATCCGTCCTACCAAAATTACATCTTTCCGCGGTGGTGTGCGGGAATCCCCCCAGCCGATACATCTTGTGTAATATGTGCTTACTGTATGGGAGCCGAAGCATCTACGTGGCATGCTGTGGCTTGAGCTGGGATGGCTTGCACGAGACGGAAAGACGTAAAGTGTTGGCAGAAGGAATATGCAAGGGGCGGTTTTCTAGGTTTCTCATGTCATAGTATTGCAGACTGCATAGGTAGGAAGTATGGTATGACTACTCGCAGCAACTAGTCTAGGCTCTAAACTCCAAGAGTCTAGATTCGCAATTGGCTTTCCATAATGCAGGGGCTATGCCTATGGATGTCTACAGCCGTGCCTGAATGGATTCGGAGCATGGAACAACTCATCATGTGCTGGCACTGTTAGTGACCACGTGTAATGCTATACTGGGCAATGGCCTTGTGTTTCCAGCGTCTGTCTCTGAGCTTTTGGAGGCTGGATCTACAGGAACGTGTACAAAGGGAGACTGTTTCACATTAGGCACAGATCTACCCCATATTCTAGCCTCGTGATTTGATGCCGAGGGGCTGAGGAATGTTGATCACCAATCTGCGAGCTGAAGTTCTCACGACTGGTCGAGTAAGCCCCCCTTTGCTGCCGGTGATGAGTTGCATAAAAGCAGTACGTACTTGTAAGTTGTCAACAACTAGTACTCCTGTAAGTTTAGATTGCCCTGCATGCATTAGTAGCATTAGTACTAGCaacacagcagcatcatcaccatcatctgcagcagcttcactCCTTTTGACTCTGCTAAAAGCTTGCTTGCATAACTCACGCTTGCGCCAAAACACATTATCCCCACTCATACACGGAGCAAAGCACCATGTTGCCTCAGATAGGGGTATTACTCTTCTTCGGCCTTTGTGGCCGTGGGCCTCTGGCCGCAGCTGCCATCACAGTCCCTGTCGATCCGGATGTTGACCCACTTCCGCTATCGACCGCCGGTGCCGTGACGTCTGCGTCGGAGCTGCTCCGGCAAAGCTGTCCCGAAGAGTTCCCTCCGCGCACGCCATACTCGCCAGAGCTTCTCATGTCCTCCTTTGACGATTTTGGGGCTACTGGCGAGGACGTGTTTCCCAATGGCACCGTCTTCCCATCATCGGACAGTCTCGTGAGAGGGGCAATCGAGGCATGGGGCCAGCACCAGAGCCTTGTCCTCCGGCCTGACGAGGTATGGTTCGAGATTCTGGTGCAGCTCAACTTCTACATGACTGCGCACGCAGAAGACGTCAGGCACCTCTTCGTCGACTttgaaggcaaagaagagatCCAGGTGTGGCGTCTCTCGTGGCATGACGTGATTGCGGCGTTTGGGGGCGAGATCCAGAAGAGGGTCAAGACCGATTGGCTGCTGGACTGGATCACGCCCAGCTTCACCACGACAGATGAGACCGACGGCCTCACAGCCACCGTCTTGATGATGGGCTTGATGCAGCATTACTTTGAGTTCAGTGGGGGCATCACCTGTGGCCTTCCCGAGGTGACGTTGCTGGGCACGAGAGACGACTGGGTGAAGCTGCTGAACAAGCTAGACCGGCTGAAGGAGTGGGGAGACGAGCCAGCCGACTATGCCGAGCGTCTGCGTCCCATTCTCAAGCGCTTCGTCGATACGTGGGACAACCCCGGCAGCGAAGAAACTAAGGACTTCTGGAAAAACATTGTGCGGTCCCAGCGCCTGTTCTCCTGCGGTGGACCCCCTGACTACCGCATCTCAGGGTGGATCACCGGCTTCCTGCACTGGACAGCCGAGGGCTCGCTTCGCATCCCGCGCAACGTCGAAAAGGAGTTCCAGCCCTCGGACGGCGACCTGGTGCTCGACGGCGTCCCGTATTTCCCAGAGACGCTCAAGGACGTGCCCGTCGGCTACGCAAAGGCGCCGCTCAAGATGATGGACTACCCAAGTCCAGGGGCCAACTCCACGGCCTATCTGTTGGCTGGCAACGTCGGCGTCCAGAGACTGGCGGTGACCTCAAGCGACGAACCGGGGCACGAGGACTGGAAAGTGACGGCGCAACCGATGAGTGCGTGGTTCTTGTACGGGCCTGTGGACGCGACGGTCAAGGTCGGGCCGGGATATGGCAACggcgatgagctgctgaagatggcgGCGGGGCTGGGAATGTGCGAGACGCATAGCAATACTACAGACGGTGACGGCGAGGGACCTATTCTGATTGGCATTGGAGACGATGGCAGCGAAACAtcgtggtggtgatggcgatgatggcggtgatcatgatgatgatcatgatgatgacgatggtggtgaCACGATACACGATACTATGTTGTAGTTGTCGTTGTTGCAGCGGTAGCATCACAgctgatgacgacgacgacgatggtgatggtgataaTGATGTATGTATGCAGTTGATCTCATGACTTGTGCGAGGttcaaaaaaggaaagcCTGTGCTATTCTTGGTTACGGCGCGGGAGAATAATTGATCCCCATCATAAAGTGCTGCCAGCCCGCGCTATTGATTGCTTTGTAGGCAGTACTCCAACTTGCTACTGGCGATGTAAGAGCTCTTTGAAATAATTGCTGCGTCCAAAATCAAACCATTGATAAACCCAATGCCACCTGCCTCATGCTGCTAGTGCTGTCGAAATGCATGTACGCTCAGCAATTTCTCCGAGGCCATTCAGCATCCATGATTGGAATCAAAGCCTGAACCGGCAGACGATGTGCTGTTGTGCTTTGTGCTGGGCTCAATCCACTCATCTCACTCGTCAACGCTCATAAATCACGCCCATCTTCATACATATTCATACGCACATGTAATCATTCATAGTCACGCTCTCATGCAATCTCTCCTCCACAACTCCCGTATAAGCTGCAAACATACAGCCGTTGGCCGGCTCTCATTGGCCGCGATGCATCCATAAACAGGCTGTACTGTCGACGATATGTAAGGTGAAGTGTTCATAAACACACTGGCCAGCGCCGTCTAAAATGCGGGACAACTCAGTATAAGTGCGCCTTGTCCCGCGGCCGGGGCGCTGTGGCCCCCCAGCGACAgtgggctgctgcagcgctcACCGACACCTGTGATGCGCTGGTTGGCGGGGCGCACCCACTGCCAGCCCACTAGCGCCCACTGCGAGCCCGCTGGCCTGTCCGCTGGCAAGCCCACTGCCCCTGCTGTGCCTGAGTGAATCAACGGATGGCATTCCAGACAAGCCTCTCCACCAacctctccagctccaaccTCAACCTTCTTATCCACAGCCACTCACAGCCAGTCCCgccgcatctgcatctgcatctgaaCTGGCAATAGACAGACCTGGAGTCCCAATTGCGAGCCCGACGATGCGGTAGCGGCCAATTGCCCATTTCCCCGGATCTCTCGCTTTTTCTCTCATCAAGGGACGCTCTCTCGACGCTTTCGATACAGCCAGCACTGCTTGCTTTTCTCCCATTGTCCTGCTCATACTGTCTCTAGTTCGGGGCCAAGCAGTAAGCACAAACGCACGCacgcaagcaagcaagcaagcaggaAGCGAGAAAAGACGCAAAACATCGCATCACCTGCATCATACATCATATCATCCCAACTGCGCCGCCAGCCACCTCAGCGGCCGCAAGAGGGCGCCGATATGGCGACTGTAGTCCAGCAGACCCAGCTCCTTACTCGGACGCGTGCCTCTCGCGTGCCTTCGTCCACAGCCAGACCCCTtcgagcagcggcggcagcagccgtTGCCGCCGCAGCGTTTGCGAGACCTGTGCGCGGCCTTGCGAAGCCCGAATCAACTGAGATCCCGTCCAGCGGCGCCGGCAATGCCCCTGCAGAGCCGAATGCAGGTGGAGGCATAGCGGCTGCAGGTCCGGCGTCTCTGTCGCTGTTCCTGACCAACATCAAGCTGCTCAACCTCGACCAGCTCCCCGACTGGCCCGGCATTTCAGCCGAGACATTCGCGTCGTCGGGAACCACTTTGCAGGACCAGAAGAGGCGAGTACAGTGCGTAGAATGGGCCTTGTATCAGCTGTTTGTCATCTGGGATCCAGACGAGGCAGCGAATGTGCGtattcctcttcatctcctcccGACTGCCAAATCCATCATTTCCATCATCTGTGACATGGTGAATCGTTGAGTGCTAATATGTCCATTTCCCGTCCAACAGAAGCTGAGGCCCTTCTTCCCACCGGGTGATCAGCTCCAGTCCGTCAACCTCCGTGCCGCACTCGTCAGAGCCCTCGAGCAAGCCAAGAAAAATGGCGACCTCGGTCGGGACACCATCATCCGCAAGACGATGCTGGACGAGTGCAAAGGCGAGAGGCTGGAGGAggtcttggccttcttttcCACGGCCGTCCTGAAAAAAGTTGTTTCGGACAGCCTTGCCACCAGCCGCGGCTATCTATCGCCCGCTGTTGAGCTCGCCTTTGAGAACAAAGGCTACAAGAGCGAAAAGTCTCATTTGATCGCGCTTTCCATGGCCCACAAAGCGTCGATCCGCCAAGTCTTGCGACGCAaagaagcagccaaggctCGATTCAAAGATCTTGCCCATGTCCTGGACGACAAGGAGGACGGCATCATTCGTAGACGAGAAGCCCTCGAAATCAAGGAGATGGACGGCGGCGGCCAGACAGTGTCTGACAATGCTAGAGCCGAGATGCGCAGAGCTGTACACCATAACTGGGCAGGTAGCGAGGCCTGGATGGAGGCTCTTTTGTGCGGAGACCCAAAACACGGCGGCCTCCTTGCCACGGGCTTCGACCGCGTCTGGAGAAGGGCCGAGAAGGGCCGGCTAAACGACCTCGATACCGACGATGTTGGCCTCCTGGAGCAACTCGACAATCGAGTAAAGCTACAGAAGGAGAGGCTCTACAGGTGGGATGCCTTCCGCAGGAATACATTTGGCGAAGCGGCACCCGTAACGTCCAAGCCCAGAACCTCGTCTGCCAAAACCAAGGGCATTGACCTTGGCTTCTCAGCTCATTTAGATCTGCACACTGTGAGAAGGGTCAAGCCGACGAGAGCTGCACTGTTCCATCATGC contains the following coding sequences:
- a CDS encoding uncharacterized protein (EggNog:ENOG41), with amino-acid sequence MATVVQQTQLLTRTRASRVPSSTARPLRAAAAAAVAAAAFARPVRGLAKPESTEIPSSGAGNAPAEPNAGGGIAAAGPASLSLFLTNIKLLNLDQLPDWPGISAETFASSGTTLQDQKRRVQCVEWALYQLFVIWDPDEAANKLRPFFPPGDQLQSVNLRAALVRALEQAKKNGDLGRDTIIRKTMLDECKGERLEEVLAFFSTAVLKKVVSDSLATSRGYLSPAVELAFENKGYKSEKSHLIALSMAHKASIRQVLRRKEAAKARFKDLAHVLDDKEDGIIRRREALEIKEMDGGGQTVSDNARAEMRRAVHHNWAGSEAWMEALLCGDPKHGGLLATGFDRVWRRAEKGRLNDLDTDDVGLLEQLDNRVKLQKERLYRWDAFRRNTFGEAAPVTSKPRTSSAKTKGIDLGFSAHLDLHTVRRVKPTRAALFHHAPQMTDDYAALVSDLKYELGKIATKEVNIASLTRKRTPVKQDRRDRRLLSTSSFEGGDDDEISDLEDAENAFRTDGSVTSFTSFQDKFAVPSRTVRPVISRPSLSQLSGPETPVLKKWPSQRNFPGRSTYDLTQIDDSPLATPPSHTKRPSGYDTPTHRRSPERTKPMSGQKAPHSPPRLSSTKGPEDDDLDPMKGKTPAPMKRTKPRHTLSLAERTRLSMSRKKSLLFEDEELDPPTPISTAPKSTDIKAPEPDYSEDLASRTRRSMAGFEKAQQKAQLERRRSLRRSKMPQRKEGGYFPTVEEDLSEATILLEQLAEEADMEAVFRSRPKVGQSLQPSPTREEWGDIPEYNGVKMQ
- a CDS encoding uncharacterized protein (EggNog:ENOG41~SECRETED:SignalP(1-22)), producing MLPQIGVLLFFGLCGRGPLAAAAITVPVDPDVDPLPLSTAGAVTSASELLRQSCPEEFPPRTPYSPELLMSSFDDFGATGEDVFPNGTVFPSSDSLVRGAIEAWGQHQSLVLRPDEVWFEILVQLNFYMTAHAEDVRHLFVDFEGKEEIQVWRLSWHDVIAAFGGEIQKRVKTDWLLDWITPSFTTTDETDGLTATVLMMGLMQHYFEFSGGITCGLPEVTLLGTRDDWVKLLNKLDRLKEWGDEPADYAERLRPILKRFVDTWDNPGSEETKDFWKNIVRSQRLFSCGGPPDYRISGWITGFLHWTAEGSLRIPRNVEKEFQPSDGDLVLDGVPYFPETLKDVPVGYAKAPLKMMDYPSPGANSTAYLLAGNVGVQRLAVTSSDEPGHEDWKVTAQPMSAWFLYGPVDATVKVGPGYGNGDELLKMAAGLGMCETHSNTTDGDGEGPILIGIGDDGSETSWW